From Ptychodera flava strain L36383 chromosome 2, AS_Pfla_20210202, whole genome shotgun sequence, the proteins below share one genomic window:
- the LOC139117508 gene encoding indolethylamine N-methyltransferase-like isoform X2 — protein MATVYRGDACNTDFEITTYLKTLVFSDLEAIQTANAFRSDMFKETLSKCDFTGPRLLEIGGGPNITNVIHACTRFPEIIFSDYSENCRQAVEKWVKNTPDACDWSHFIKSVCEKEGNGNKWEDRQAMVRQSIKEIVHCDIHKSNPLEPKVYEPFDAIMTSYCVETASPDKDSFKEAIKNITNLLKPGGNLFMFTVLNETSYLVGERQFYTLKVDQTFVKTAIIEAGVISC, from the exons ATGGCGACGGTATACAGAGGAGATGCTTGTAatacagactttgaaatcacgaCATACCTCAAAACTTTGGTATTCTCAGATCTCGAAGCCATACAGACAGCTAATGCATTTCGTTCCGACATGTTTAAAGAGACATTAAGCAAAT gCGACTTCACAGGACCTCGTTTGTTAGAAATTGGTGGAGGTCCCAACATCACCAACGTTATACACGCCTGCACAAGATTTCCAGAAATCATTTTCTCCGATTATTCTGAAAACTGCAGACAAGCTGTCGAGAAATGGGTCAAAAATACCCCAGACGCATGTGACTGGAGTCATTTCATCAAGTCCGTGTGTGAAAAGGAAGGCAACGG AAATAAATGGGAGGACAGACAGGCCATGGTACGCCAATCCATCAAAGAGATCGTACACTGCGATATCCATAAATCAAATCCACTGGAACCAAAAGTGTACGAGCCATTTGATGCCATCATGACGTCATATTGTGTGGAAACTGCCAGTCCCGACAAGGACTCATTCAAAGAAGCCATAAAGAACATCACTAACCTTCTAAAGCCTGGTGGCAACCTCTTCATGTTCACTGTATTGAATGAGACCTCTTACCTTGTAGGAGAAAGACAGTTCTACACACTGAAGGTCGACCAAACGTTCGTGAAAACAGCCATCATCGAGGCGGGTGTCATATCGTGTTAG
- the LOC139117508 gene encoding indolethylamine N-methyltransferase-like isoform X1, with the protein MATVYRGDACNTDFEITTYLKTLVFSDLEAIQTANAFRSDMFKETLSKCDFTGPRLLEIGGGPNITNVIHACTRFPEIIFSDYSENCRQAVEKWVKNTPDACDWSHFIKSVCEKEGNGRNKWEDRQAMVRQSIKEIVHCDIHKSNPLEPKVYEPFDAIMTSYCVETASPDKDSFKEAIKNITNLLKPGGNLFMFTVLNETSYLVGERQFYTLKVDQTFVKTAIIEAGVISC; encoded by the exons ATGGCGACGGTATACAGAGGAGATGCTTGTAatacagactttgaaatcacgaCATACCTCAAAACTTTGGTATTCTCAGATCTCGAAGCCATACAGACAGCTAATGCATTTCGTTCCGACATGTTTAAAGAGACATTAAGCAAAT gCGACTTCACAGGACCTCGTTTGTTAGAAATTGGTGGAGGTCCCAACATCACCAACGTTATACACGCCTGCACAAGATTTCCAGAAATCATTTTCTCCGATTATTCTGAAAACTGCAGACAAGCTGTCGAGAAATGGGTCAAAAATACCCCAGACGCATGTGACTGGAGTCATTTCATCAAGTCCGTGTGTGAAAAGGAAGGCAACGG CAGAAATAAATGGGAGGACAGACAGGCCATGGTACGCCAATCCATCAAAGAGATCGTACACTGCGATATCCATAAATCAAATCCACTGGAACCAAAAGTGTACGAGCCATTTGATGCCATCATGACGTCATATTGTGTGGAAACTGCCAGTCCCGACAAGGACTCATTCAAAGAAGCCATAAAGAACATCACTAACCTTCTAAAGCCTGGTGGCAACCTCTTCATGTTCACTGTATTGAATGAGACCTCTTACCTTGTAGGAGAAAGACAGTTCTACACACTGAAGGTCGACCAAACGTTCGTGAAAACAGCCATCATCGAGGCGGGTGTCATATCGTGTTAG
- the LOC139117464 gene encoding uncharacterized protein has translation MQQPQPAVPTYPVGQYQHSPIILQTSNQQNQGERSGFPHKTVACIGIIQIIFGLASIAAGIVAIAGYCLFHEGGVGIWCGVFILVTGALGCLSASKKSTGPIVASMVLSIINATVFCPTLLILSSIALGVVYDDSDACIAAGSIMIIVAVLSAILSIINSVYCCIGCCCRNRETQQVIYVTTQEGAMGATNMMYAVQGVQPSGTVFMIPATAQNMYPNNFPTSQQLPTEGSPPPYQMHSGYATAQTVPGTVPAVQSLPAAPPQGQPVKN, from the exons ATGCAGCAGCCACAGCCAGCAGTACCTACATACCCAGTAGGACAGTACCAACATTCACCAATAATTCTTCAAACCTCGAATCAACAAAACCAAGGAGAGAGATCCGGTTTTCCTCACAAGACAGTCGCTTGTATTGGCATCATCCAAATAATCTTCGGTCTTGCCTCAATAGCAGCTGGCATAGTCGCCATCGCCGGGTACTGTTTGTTCCATGAGGGTGGCGTAGGGATATGGTGTGGAGTTTTT ATCCTAGTGACAGGGGCCTTGGGATGTTTATCCGCATCGAAAAAGAGCACCGGACCC ATTGTAGCATCAATGGTCTTGTCGATAATCAACGCGACTGTGTTCTGTCCAACGCTGCTCATTTTGAGTTCTATCGCTCTGGGAGTCGTTTATGacgat AGTGATGCATGTATCGCAGCAGGGTCAATCATGATAATCGTGGCAGTTCTTTCAGCGATATTGTCCATCATCAATTCCGTTTACTGCTGTATAGGGTGCTGTTGTAGGAATAGAGAAACACAACAG GTAATATACGTCACTACACAAGAAGGAGCAATGGGAGCCACGAATATGATGTACGCAGTACAAGGAGTTCAGCCTTCGGGAACAGTGTTCATGATTCCGGCTACGGCACAGAATATGTATCCGAACA ACTTCCCTACCTCTCAACAACTTCCAACAGAAGGAAGCCCACCACCCTATCAGATGCACAGCGGGTACGCTACGGCGCAGACCGTCCCAGGGACAGTCCCAGCGGTCCAATCTCTCCCGGCAGCGCCACCACAAGGACAACCAGTGAAAAATTAA